From the Atribacteraceae bacterium genome, one window contains:
- the rplI gene encoding 50S ribosomal protein L9 — translation MQVILVKEVDNLGKEGDVVTVRPGFARNYLMPHKLAVEVTKGNLSQVEHLRKKRLAREQKELAMLQSVIHQVEGTVFEIIKKAGGKGKLYGSVTTREIAELVSQKLGTNFDRKYIVLPEPIKETGSWEVKLKLGKSQEPLITIVVKTAEEKAEEGKKTASGKEFASIATTTQLTPETVLPGDSATERNDES, via the coding sequence ATGCAAGTGATTCTCGTTAAGGAAGTAGACAATTTGGGCAAGGAAGGCGATGTTGTAACGGTTCGACCGGGTTTTGCCCGCAATTACCTCATGCCGCACAAGCTGGCCGTCGAGGTAACCAAGGGAAACTTGAGCCAGGTAGAACATTTGAGAAAAAAACGCTTGGCCCGTGAACAGAAGGAGCTGGCAATGCTCCAGTCCGTTATACATCAGGTCGAAGGGACCGTTTTTGAGATCATCAAAAAGGCCGGAGGAAAAGGAAAGCTATATGGCTCCGTGACCACTCGGGAAATTGCCGAACTGGTCTCGCAGAAACTTGGAACGAATTTCGATCGAAAATACATCGTTCTTCCGGAACCAATCAAGGAGACCGGTTCCTGGGAAGTCAAACTAAAACTAGGGAAAAGTCAAGAACCCTTGATTACCATAGTCGTTAAAACCGCCGAAGAGAAAGCGGAAGAAGGAAAAAAAACGGCCAGCGGTAAAGAATTTGCTTCGATAGCGACAACTACTCAATTGACTCCCGAAACCGTGCTCCCTGGAGATAGCGCGACAGAAAGGAATGACGAGTCCTGA